Proteins found in one Acanthopagrus latus isolate v.2019 chromosome 3, fAcaLat1.1, whole genome shotgun sequence genomic segment:
- the lrp12 gene encoding low-density lipoprotein receptor-related protein 12: MALRPSCRQSVVYLLIISGCIAMSQRNDNVYVSGTSNACGEVAELLRASSGVITSPGWPSQYPSRLNCSWNIRARPGDTITISFQDFDLQGSHRCASDWMSISSYRSLDGLRVCGSSLPPPYISSQDHVWIHFHSDDSLTGKGFRLSYITGKPEASSCDVDQFHCSNGKCIPDWWRCNSMDECGDNSDEELCVDSPFSFQPCSLNQFPCLSRYTRIYTCLPHSLRCDGSIDCQDLGDEIDCDVPTCGEWLRNFYGSFSSPNYPDFYPPGSNCTWLIDTGDHRKVILRFTDFKLDGTGYGDYVKVYDGLEENPRHLLRVLTAFDSRAPVAVVSSSGQLRVHFYADKINAARGFNVTYQVDGFCLPWEVPCGGNWGCYTEQQRCDGYWHCPNGRDELNCSSCQEDEFPCSRNGACYPRSDRCNYQNRCPNGSDEKNCFFCQPGNFHCKNNRCVFESWVCDAQDDCGDGSDEESCPVIVPTRVITAAVIGSLICGLLLVIALGCTCKLYSLRMFERRSFETQLSRVEAELLRREAPPSYGQLIAQGLIPPVEDFPVCSGSQASVLENLRLAVRSQLGFTSLRLPSSSRHSNLWRRLFTFSRSRRSGSLALVSADLEDSAGTGSTGSSGSDLLSPDSDDTDTEGERGRERGVGAVGGSVAPLPQKTPPPTAVEAVVSMTTSATSLTSTPGRNGGSDRPRETPTPSSPVAVVASSLDPGCHSDATEPQAPPTSALQRLAQNLHRLARNLTRTGQNHQDQTWSNHSPLRQLEPGRSGAETAERQGSREEEEDVELLIPVSDSDSSPSVSDVRQPLLEPHPSSTTGHASRHHHGKSCRGGRDGPCEHCGIVHTAQIPDACLEATGKTESSDDELLLLC; this comes from the exons ATGGCCCTCAGACCAAGCTGCAGGCAGAGCGTCGTCTACCTGCTCATCATCTCAG GATGCATTGCTATGTCTCAGAGGAACGACAACGTCTATGTGTCCGGAACATCGAACG cCTGTGGCGAGGTGGCGGAGCTCCTGCGGGCGTCCAGCGGCGTCATCACCAGCCCCGGGTGGCCATCTCAGTATCCGTCCAGACTGAACTGCAGCTGGAACATCAGAGCCCGACCCGGTGACACCATTACTATCAG TTTCCAGGACTTTGACCTCCAGGGATCCCACCGCTGCGCCTCAGACTGGATGTCCATCAGTAGCTACAGGAGCCTGGACGGGCTGCGGGTCTGTGGTTCGTCCCTACCGCCCCCCTACATCTCCTCCCAGGACCACGTGTGGATCCACTTCCACTCGGACGACAGTCTGACGGGCAAGGGCTTCAGACTGTCCTACATCACTG GTAAACCAGAGGCGTCCAGCTGTGACGTGGACCAGTTCCACTGCTCCAATGGGAAGTGCATCCCGGACTGGTGGCGCTGTAACTCTATGGATGAGTGCGGAGACAATTCAGATGAGGAGCTGTGTGTGGACTCTCCCTTCTCCTTCCAGCCCTGCAGCCTGAACCAGTTCCCCTGCCTGTCCCGCTACACCCGGATCTACACCTGTCTGCCCCACAGCCTGCGCTGCGACGGCAGCATCGACTGTCAG GACCTCGGTGATGAGATCGACTGTGACGTTCCAACGTGTGGAGAATGGTTGAGGAACTTCTACGGTTCCTTCAGTTCTCCAAACTACCCTGACTTCTACCCTCCAGGAAGTAACTGCACCTGGCTGATCGACACCGGAGACCACAGGAAG GTCATCCTCCGGTTCACAGACTTTAAACTGGACGGGACCGGATATGGCGACTACGTGAAGGTCTACGACGGCCTGGAGGAGAACCCTCGCCATCTCCTCAGGGTGCTGACCGCCTTTGATTCCAGAGCGCCGGTCGCTGTGGTGTCATCGTCCGGGCAGCTCCGAGTCCACTTCTATGCCGATAAGATCAACGCAGCCAGAGGGTTCAATGTCACCTACCAG GTGGACGGGTTTTGCCTGCCGTGGGAGGTTCCCTGTGGGGGGAACTGGGGTTGTTACACCGAGCAGCAGCGCTGTGACGGGTACTGGCATTGTCCGAACGGTCGTGATGAGCTGAACTGTTCATCGTGTCAGGAGGACGAGTTCCCCTGTTCCAGAAACGGAGCGTGTTACCCTCGATCTGACCGCTGTAACTACCAGAACCGATGTCCCAATGGTTCTGATGAGAAGAACTGCTTCTTCTGCCAGCCGGGGAATTTCCACTGCAAG AACAAccgctgtgtgtttgagtcatgGGTGTGCGACGCTCAGGACGACTGTGGCGACGGCAGCGACGAGGAGAGTTGTCCCGTCATCGTTCCCACACGAGTCATCACTGCCGCTGTCATCGGCAGCCTCATCTGTGGTCTCCTATTGGTCATCGCCCTTGGCTGCACCTGCAAACTCTACTCACTGCGCATGTTTGAACGCAG GTCGTTTGAAACACAGCTGTCCAGAGTGGAGGCGGAGCTACTGAGGAGGGAAGCCCCGCCCTCATATGGTCAGCTGATCGCTCAGGGACTGATCCCACCTGTGGAGGACTTCCCAGTGTGCTCTGGGAGCCAG GCGTCCGTTCTGGAGAACCTCCGTCTGGCTGTCCGCTCTCAGCTCGGCTTCACTTCCCTCAGACTCCCATCTTCCAGTCGTCATAGTAACCTGTGGCGCCGTCTCTTCACCTTCTCGCGGTCCCGACGGTCCGGATCTTTGGCTCTGGTCTCTGCTGACCTGGAGGACAGTGCTGGTACTGGCAGCACTGGGAGTTCTGGATCAGACCTGCTGTCTCCAGATTCAGATGACACAGATACAGAGGGTGAGCGGGGGAGAGAGCGCGGTGTGGGAGCAGTGGGTGGATCTGTTGCCCCTCTGCCCCAGAAAACACCGCCCCCGACAGCTGTTGAGGCTGTAGTATCTATGACGACATCAGCAACTTCCTTGACCTCAACTCCTGGCCGGAACGGAGGCAGTGACAGGCCCAGAGAGACACCGACCCCCTCTAGCCCTGTTGCTGTGGTAGCCTCCAGTCTGGATCCAGGGTGTCATAGTGACGCCACAGAGCCCCAGGCTCCACCCACCTCCGCCCTGCAGCGTCTGGCCCAGAACCTGCACCGCCTGGCCAGGAACCTGACCAGAACAGGCCAGAACCACCAGGACCAGACCTGGAGCAATCACAGCCCACTTCGCCAGCTGGAACCAGGAAGAAGTGGGGCCGAGACTGCCGAGCGACaaggaagcagagaagaagaagaagacgtggAGCTCTTGATCcctgtctctgactctgactcctCGCCCTCGGTCAGCGACGTCCGGCAGCCGCTGCTGGAGCcacacccctcctccaccacaggCCACGCCTCCCGCCATCACCATGGGAAAAGCTGCCGAGGGGGGCGGGACGGCCCCTGTGAACACTGTGGGATTGTCCACACGGCTCAGATCCCTGACGCCTGTCTGGAGGCCACAGGCAAGACAGAGAGCAGCGACGACGAGTTACTGCTGCTCTGCTAA
- the wdyhv1 gene encoding protein N-terminal glutamine amidohydrolase has product MRSDNRPTPSRENCVYTSCYCEENVWKLCEFVRTERSAPLEELFVVFISNENRMVPLWKQKSGRGDQPVIWDYHVVLLQVGVQSEPLIYDLDSELSFPCSLQLYAARALQSDHNIKPAYHRKLRVVPADSFLLNFASDRSHMKNPDGSWKMPPPPYPPIHTAESQMNLDDFISMNPAVGWGRVFSLDHFLQRYTGNSSPSSSSS; this is encoded by the exons ATGAGGAGTGACAACAGACCCACACCGAGCCGCGAGAACTGCGTTTATACCAGCTGTTACTG TGAAGAAAATGTCTGGAAACTGTGCGAGTTTGTGAGAACAGAGAGATCCGCACCGCTGGAGGaactgtttgtggttttcatctCTAATGAGAACAGAATG gTTCCACTGTGGAAGCAGAAGTCTGGACGAGGAGACCAACCAGTGATCTGg GACTACCAcgtggtgctgctgcaggttggTGTTCAGTCGGAACCTTTGATATACGATCTGGACTCTGAGCTGTCATTTCCCTGCAGTCTGCAGCTGTACGCTGCCCGGGCCCTTCAATCAGACCACAACATCAAACCTGCATACCACAG GAAGTTGCGTGTGGTCCCTGctgacagcttcctgttgaaCTTTGCCTCTGATCGATCTCACATGAAGAACCCTGATGGATCCTGGAAGATGCCCCCGCCTCCGTACCCCCCAATACACACCGCAG agaGTCAGATGAACCTGGATGACTTCATCAGTATGAACCCTGCTGTGGGCTGGGGGCGTGTCTTCAGTCTGGACCACTTCCTGCAGAGATACACCGGAAACTCTTcgccatcatcatcgtcatcgtga